The genomic stretch TCCTTTTCGAGGCGAGTGCCATCAAAGAGTATTTGGACTTTCGTTACTTTTCCGAGCAATACAACGACGCTTTGTTCGAGACACTCAGCAAGGGACGTGTCGTTGGTTGATCGGGAAATCCTGGCGACGAGACTGAGCAAACTGCGGAGCGCGCTCGTCAAGCTCGAGCGAATCGCCGAACAGGCTCGCGACGACTATCTTACAAACGAAACCGACCGGGCTCTCGCCGAGCACTATCTTCGGATCGCCTTGGAAGCGACGCTCGATGCCGGTAACCACGTAATCGCTGCCGAGGGGTTTCGCAAGCCGCTCAAGCTTCGCGATGTGCCGCTGATCCTGGCGGAAAATCGTGTCATTCCGACGGAGCTCGCCGAGAAGCTGGCCCGTGCGGTCGGCTTGCGAAACCGGCTGGTTCACGGTTATGCGGAGATCGACCACGAGCGGCTCCACGAGATCTTGAATGAGGAACTGATCGATCTGGAACGGTTCGCCGTTGCCATCGGATCGAGGTACACGGATCCCGAATGAGAAATGAGTGTTCTCAGCTCACCTTAGGTCGTTACTCTCTGTCTGGCTGAACGGCACGTGGTTCAGTTGATGGCGAAGCGATTCTCATCGGGGGTCTCCTTTTCGCAGAGAAACGCGTCTGATTTGGGGAACGAAGGTCACCCAGAGTCGCCCTCCAACGGTTCGGGCGATTCCAGCGTATTTGTTGAGGGCGTGGCGGCGAGGCAGTGAACGAAACACGGGCCGAGCGCGAGGAACGAGGTGCTGGAGCTCCCGTCTCAGTTGAGGGTCTCCGGGGTGGGCGGCGAGCCCCCGCGAGAGCGCATCGATGGCTTCACGGCGCCGCCCGTCCACCGAAAGAGCCCGCGCCAAATTGAGGTGCAGCTGGCCCACTCGTTTTCCGTCCTGGGCGACGGCGCGCCGGCACATCGCCACGCCCTCGTCGATGAGCCCCTCCGCGGTCGCCGCCAGCAGTCCGCAGTACGACAGGTGGAGGGGATCCTCGCTACCGTCTTCTACGAGAGAGCGAAGCGTTCGCGCCGCGAGACCATGCATACCGGCACGGTAATCCTCCATGGCGCTCTCGAAAACGAGCCGTCGGTCGTCCTGGTTCATGAAGCGTTACCGGGAAAGCCTAGGCGAAGCGGTGGCGAGGCGTCAACCACGATGGGACTCCGAGCATCCGCGCGGGGGTACAATGAAACCTCTTGGAAAGCGTCTGGAGACGGATACGTTATCTCGCCGCATGCCACCAGGCCGACAATCGCGAGGCCGCGATATTCGACCTCTTTCACGAGGACGTCCGCCACCGTTATTTCGCCGGGGGGACGGAAGTTCTCCTGACCGGGCTCCAGGATGCGGTGGCGATCCCGCTCGAAACCGGGCTCGAGGCGCTCAAGTCCGCGACGATGTACAAGCGGGAACGGTCGCTCATCTACGCGTCCTTCATCGTGACGGGTACGAGTCTCACTGGCCGCCGGTTAGCCGCACCCCTCGTGTATTTTCCCGCCTCGATCGACCGCTACGAGGTTTCGGGCGAGCCGGTAACGGCGTTGAAAATCCGTGCCGAAGACCCGTGCCTCAATTTCGCCGTCCTCGCCGAGCTCACCGGGACCGGCGATGGCGAAATCTCCGACGTCGAATCGATCCTTCAGAAGTTTCCCGCGCCGCCCATCCACGAGAGCAGTCTCCCCGATCTCATCGACCTCATAAGAGGCTCCTTCCCCGACGTCTCCATCGACCCGCTCTACAATTACCCCGCGCTCATGTCGGAGCGCGAAATCGAGTCCCGAGCTCGCAGCCAGAAGCTGGTTTGCCTGCCCGCGTCGGCAATGGCGCTCGTTCCCAACCCGCAATCGACGCAGGGGGTCCTGTTCGAGTTGTCGGAGATCGCCGCCCTCCCTCCCTCCCCGCCGCTTCTTTCGCTCTTCCACGCTACCGCCCCCAACGTTCCCGAGGATCCCGACGACTTCCGCACCGTCCCTGCCGTCCTCAGCAACGCTCAGAAGAAGATCGTTCGCTCCGCTCGCGGCAACAACTTGAGCCTCGTCGTCGGGCCGCCCGGCACGGGCAAGTCCTACACGGTCTCCGCCCTCGCCCTCGATCACGTGCTCCGCGGAGAGAGCGTCCTCGTGGCGTGCCGTACCGAGCGAGCCATCGACGTCATCGAGAAGAAGCTCGAGACGATCCTGGGAGAAACGACACCCATTCTGCGCGGCGGCAGTGGCGACTACCGCAAAAAACTCAAAGATTTTCTCGAGCGCCTGCTAGACGCCGGCTCCGGCCTCGAGTCCGTAGCGGTGGAGTCTCCGGTCGAGCTGAAGCGGCGGCTCGGCCGCTCGGTTCGGACGCTCGAGCGCGCGGGGCAAAAGCTCGATGAGCGTCACGATCGTGAGCTCTCCTGGGGCCGTCTTTCCGCACGAAGCGGCGCACTTTCCTTTATCGACCGACTTCGCCTCCGCTATCTCGACTGGCGTCTCGGCGATGCCCCCGCGCTCTTCGGGCTGGTAGAGGCCTTCGAGGAGGCTATCGAACAGCGGATCGCCCTCGCGACCGAGCTTCTTCGAAGCACGCGACTCGCCACGATTCGCAAGCTCTTACGAAACCACCGCCGCGAGCTCAAACGCTTCCAGGGCGCCATCCGCGCACGTACCTCGAGCCGGCAAGAGAAGCTCTTCTCCGAAATGGATTTGTCCCTCCTGATCACCGCCTTCCCCTTGTGGATGTGCTCGTTCAAGGAGCTTTCCCGCCTCGCGCCCCTCGAGCCCGAGCTCTTCGACATCGTGATCGTGGACGAAGCGACCCAGAGCGACATGGCGAGTCCGCTCCCCGCTTTCTTCCGTGCCCGCCGCGTCGTGGTGACGGGCGACCCGAGACAGCTGCGTCACGTCTCCTTTCTCGCCCGGGCGCGACAGCGCGCCATCGCCGAAGAGCACGGACTCGACGATGGCGAAGCGGCCACGCTCGACTACCGCGAGCGAAGCCTGCTCGACCGGGTCGACGACGCCCTCGGCTCCTCGGATCAGATCGGCTTTCTCGACGAGCACTACCGCAGCCTGCCCTCGATCATCGCCTTCAGCAATCGCGAGTTCTATGATGGACGGCTCCGGGTGATGACGGCGCGGCCGGATACCGAGAGGCGGCACGGCGTCGAGCTCCGACGCGTAAGAGGCAAGCGAAACGCGAGCGGACAGAACCCCGTGGAAGCCGAGGCCGTTCTCGCGGAGATTGCGGATTGGGTGGAGCGCGAAAGG from Vicinamibacteria bacterium encodes the following:
- a CDS encoding DUF86 domain-containing protein — protein: MVDREILATRLSKLRSALVKLERIAEQARDDYLTNETDRALAEHYLRIALEATLDAGNHVIAAEGFRKPLKLRDVPLILAENRVIPTELAEKLARAVGLRNRLVHGYAEIDHERLHEILNEELIDLERFAVAIGSRYTDPE
- a CDS encoding tetratricopeptide repeat protein; amino-acid sequence: MNQDDRRLVFESAMEDYRAGMHGLAARTLRSLVEDGSEDPLHLSYCGLLAATAEGLIDEGVAMCRRAVAQDGKRVGQLHLNLARALSVDGRRREAIDALSRGLAAHPGDPQLRRELQHLVPRARPVFRSLPRRHALNKYAGIARTVGGRLWVTFVPQIRRVSLRKGDPR
- a CDS encoding AAA domain-containing protein; translation: MESVWRRIRYLAACHQADNREAAIFDLFHEDVRHRYFAGGTEVLLTGLQDAVAIPLETGLEALKSATMYKRERSLIYASFIVTGTSLTGRRLAAPLVYFPASIDRYEVSGEPVTALKIRAEDPCLNFAVLAELTGTGDGEISDVESILQKFPAPPIHESSLPDLIDLIRGSFPDVSIDPLYNYPALMSEREIESRARSQKLVCLPASAMALVPNPQSTQGVLFELSEIAALPPSPPLLSLFHATAPNVPEDPDDFRTVPAVLSNAQKKIVRSARGNNLSLVVGPPGTGKSYTVSALALDHVLRGESVLVACRTERAIDVIEKKLETILGETTPILRGGSGDYRKKLKDFLERLLDAGSGLESVAVESPVELKRRLGRSVRTLERAGQKLDERHDRELSWGRLSARSGALSFIDRLRLRYLDWRLGDAPALFGLVEAFEEAIEQRIALATELLRSTRLATIRKLLRNHRRELKRFQGAIRARTSSRQEKLFSEMDLSLLITAFPLWMCSFKELSRLAPLEPELFDIVIVDEATQSDMASPLPAFFRARRVVVTGDPRQLRHVSFLARARQRAIAEEHGLDDGEAATLDYRERSLLDRVDDALGSSDQIGFLDEHYRSLPSIIAFSNREFYDGRLRVMTARPDTERRHGVELRRVRGKRNASGQNPVEAEAVLAEIADWVERERELPSSVCHSIGVLSPLRDQVEHLSRQILKRFPLESIEKHDLLVSTPYGFQGDERDVMLLSFAVDASTHPSALRYLNQPDVFNVSITRARARQILFVSIDPSEAPAGSLLAKYLHDVARSDIVPASREATTDDAFLADVMARLESAGCRVFPTYAVAGMVVDLVVERARPLGIDLIGHPGELAPAFDRERTLMLRRAGLPVFPLPLYAWRKNPEACVEAILSRLD